Below is a genomic region from Longimicrobium sp..
CTCACGGCGCGCATCCCTTCGGGGATCAGGATGGGGAGGCCGCCGCCCGCGTCCTTGCGGGCCAGCTTGCCGGCCATGAGCGGCTCGTTGGTGCGCAGCGGGGTCACCACGCCGCGCCCCACCACCTCGGCGGCCGTGCGCGCGTAGCCGGCGGGGAGCGCGTCGGCCGGCCACGCCACCAGGCGCACGTCGGCGGAGGTGAGGACGGAGCCGGCGGGGAGGTCGCGCGCCGCCACGGCCACGCGGTCGCTCCGGGGCTCCGGGCGCGCCGCCGCGGCGGGGGCCGGTTCCAGGTATCCCGCCGCCAGGTACGCCGCTCCGCCTCCGGAGGCCAGCGCCATTCCGAGTACCACCCACAGCCTTTTCATCGCTCCCGCCTCACTCGTTGCGCATCACGAACGCCGTTCCCAGGGTGACGGCACCTCCGCCACTGGTCCTGCTCAACGACTTCAGAAAGGTGAGCTGGTACGGATATCTCACCGCCACTCGCGCCGGCTCTCCGGTGGGGGCGTTCACCCCCGTGAGCTCGATCTCCGCCAGGTCCGCGTCCAGCGAGACCGCGGTGAGCGCGTTGCGCACCACCTTTCTCACGGAGTCCTCGGTGACCGCGGGATCCGCGATGACGGCGACCCGCGCCCCTTCGCGAGCGGCGTCCGTCACGGCCTGGTGTGCGCTCCACGCCCGGCCGAACTCGAAGACGCCGACGATCAGCAGCATCAGCACCGGCACGATCAGCGCGAACTCGACGACCGCCTGTCCCTCGTCGCTCCGGCGGAAGAGCCCGGCGCGGCTCACAGGAACCACGCGGCCAGGGACCCCACCGCGATCGCCACCCCGTACGGGATGGTCACCGCGCCCGGCGAGGCCAGCGTAAGCCGCTCCCCGCTGCGCCCGCCCGTCGCCCAGTGCCCCACCAGCTCGCGTGAGCGGAAGAGGACCGGGAGGATGGCTCCGCGGCGCCCCGCCTCGGCCAGCGCCAGCACGCCGCCGGCGACGGCGGTGATCAGGAGCGCCGGCACCACGCGCCCCGTGCCCAGGAAGGCGCCCGCCACGGTCAGCAGCTTCACGTCGCCCCCGCCCATCGCGCGTACGGCGAAGAGCGGAAAGGTGAGGGCGAATGCCAGCGCAGCTCCGGCCACGCCGCCCAGGAGCGCCGCGGGGCCGCTCGGCGCCAGCAGGACGAGGGCGGCCGCGAGGCCGGCACCCGTGAGCTTGTTGGGAATGCGGCCCGTGCGCAGATCCGTGCCGGCGGCGAGCACCAGCAGGGCGACGAAGATGGTGGTGTTGATCAGGGGAAGCATGAGTCCTCCGTTTCGAAGCGCAGGGTGGTACGTGCCAGCATCACAGAGTGAAGCCGGAGATCGCGTCCCATCCCAATCGCTCTCGTACCGCCTACCGGCCGGGAACCCGCGCCCCGGCCGACTTCAACCGCTTGCCGCTCAGCCTACCGTGTCCAGCGTGTTGCCCATGCGCGTGAAGACGGCGGCGATCTTGTCCTTGAAGATCACGAGCGCGCCGATCACGGCCAGCGCCACCAGCGCGATCACCAGCCCGTACTCCACCAGGCTCTGCCCCGACTCGTCGCGACGGAACTGGTTCCAGAGTGCCTTCATCTCGTCCTCCCGGCCCAGCGGGCCTATTGTGTGGGGTTTCTGTCCCAGAGTCCCTCCTGGACGGCAGCGGAAAGGGCAATCGATGTGCCGCAATTTCGTTGCAATATTTCGTTGCAGATGGAAAGGATCTTTCCATCCGGAACCCGAATTTTTCCGCGCCACCGCTACGATTTAGCCATCGCAAAGGCGCTCTGGAGCCCGGAAGTGTAAAACCGTTTTTCGTATAAACGGATGGCGGAGCAAGACCCTTCGAAAAGCGGCCTTCCTCGTACGGGATTGCGCGGTGGGGCAATTGGGACACCTGAGTCCCACACTGTTGCGCACGCGCCACGGTTGTTGCAGGATGCATGAGCACGCGGCCGCGCACGCTCTCTCCCCCTGCCGCTGTCCCTCCCCCCTCCGCTCCAGGACTCCGCCATGAAGCTCCCCGGCACCGCCCTGCGCGCGTACTTCCGCGACGCGCGCGACGCTTTCGCCTACGCCCCGGTCGAGGTGCTGATGGGTGTGGCGCTCGCCGTCGCCTTTTCCATCTCGATCCGCCAGGAGGAGGCGAACTGGTGGGTGCGCGTCTTCACGGCCGCCGTCATCGCGCTGCCGCTGGTGTTCGGCGCGAGCGTGCTGCGCGCGCGGGGCCTGCTCTCCCCGGGCGCGCGCTGGGGCGCCACGGCGCTGGCCCTGGCGTTCGTGGGGGCGTACGCCACCTGGATCTTCAGCCCCCGGCTGGAATCGGAGGGGTGGAGGGCGCTGGCGATGGGGTGCGCGGCGTGGCTGGCGCTGCTGCTGGCCGCCTTCCCCGGCGAGGAGGCCGGCCGGCGGCGGCGGTTGTGGCGCTTCGACGCCCTTTTGCTGGGCCGCATGCTGGCGGTGGGGCTGTACGGCGCGGCGCTCTTCGCCGCGCTCGCCGGGGCGGTGGCGGCGGTCACGTCGCTCTTCGAGCTGCCCAGGCCGCAGCACCTGTACCAGGACCTGGCGGGCGCCGTCTTCTTTGCGCTCGTCCCCTGGGTGGTGGCCGGCGGGGTGCCCGTGCTGGCCGCGGCGGGCGACGGCAGCTCCCCGCTGACCGCCGTGCGCCGCG
It encodes:
- a CDS encoding TadE/TadG family type IV pilus assembly protein: MSRAGLFRRSDEGQAVVEFALIVPVLMLLIVGVFEFGRAWSAHQAVTDAAREGARVAVIADPAVTEDSVRKVVRNALTAVSLDADLAEIELTGVNAPTGEPARVAVRYPYQLTFLKSLSRTSGGGAVTLGTAFVMRNE
- a CDS encoding prepilin peptidase — encoded protein: MLPLINTTIFVALLVLAAGTDLRTGRIPNKLTGAGLAAALVLLAPSGPAALLGGVAGAALAFALTFPLFAVRAMGGGDVKLLTVAGAFLGTGRVVPALLITAVAGGVLALAEAGRRGAILPVLFRSRELVGHWATGGRSGERLTLASPGAVTIPYGVAIAVGSLAAWFL
- a CDS encoding Flp family type IVb pilin encodes the protein MKALWNQFRRDESGQSLVEYGLVIALVALAVIGALVIFKDKIAAVFTRMGNTLDTVG